The Candidatus Zixiibacteriota bacterium genome has a window encoding:
- a CDS encoding zinc-dependent metalloprotease, with protein sequence MSKRCLIFLVLLLGLFLVHSAGAQIHDHSAAAHKPGRTDQAPSKGNKDLKPFKELTKNKVVTEGLFTFYRDTTDNSLLMAIKPEQLGPYFLCNTAKSSADGSVADTGPLGRSIPFFLKRVGKNIQMIEKNLLFRADSASVMSGTLKKGISDHLVATLPIKSEPHDSSKAVLVDPDDLFIRDADNLGYYLGQQLRLGIGFDSENSSYETIKSFPQNSELDIRLHFKSNQELPGMTLQNGQSFFHVYHYSISSLPQTDYVPRLADDRVGYFMTMFQDYSTLDQETPYVRYIERWSLKKKNPDARISEPVEPIVFWIDNAVPVEFRDAIAEGVEFWNKSFEKIGFRNAIIAKQMPDTVDWDPLDARYSTIRWMVSPGRNYAIGPSRANPFTGQIYDADISISVDIVRTWFNLVDKFVKPVGPDGQMLEMPNDLPDLNEALPPNRRPLCTYGEEMSREAAFGLSYLLSTSGSFANKDSLTRIYVHSALTEWIAHEVGHTLGFMHNFKASSIYSLEQLRDPEFTRRNSTGGTIMDYNPPLISPKGTQQGEFFASTPGPYDDLLIEYGYSDFGSVTRDEERERLHAIASRAAAPELAFATDFDLNAYAVDPMVERHDMGNDPIAYCDHKINLTQELWRSAIEEFEKPGVSYEKLRMVFMNGWRSYSETARNIPHYIGGLYHSKAHVGDPGSKIPFTPVPAAEQRRAIQFLSDRIFAPDAFSVSPELLNKLQSNRFYDFSAEVFFSPIAFQWHEWVLSVQAATINNLYHPLTLQRLLNGVARVPENQPRYTMYDLFTDVRRAIWSEISTPSNVNSYRRQLQLNHLRRLIVIYLSSASVYPADALTLAANDLEILDRAALTASESSTIDAMSRAHFREVRRQIESARSARRNYVGF encoded by the coding sequence ATGTCCAAGCGATGCTTGATCTTTCTTGTTCTGCTGCTCGGCCTGTTCCTTGTACATTCAGCCGGCGCGCAGATCCACGATCATTCCGCGGCCGCCCATAAACCCGGCCGAACCGACCAGGCCCCGTCGAAAGGCAACAAAGACCTGAAACCGTTCAAGGAGCTTACCAAGAACAAGGTCGTGACCGAGGGCCTTTTTACCTTCTATCGCGACACCACCGACAACAGCCTGCTCATGGCGATCAAGCCGGAGCAGCTCGGCCCGTACTTTCTGTGCAACACTGCCAAGTCCAGCGCAGACGGCTCGGTCGCGGACACCGGCCCGTTGGGACGCTCAATTCCTTTCTTCCTGAAACGGGTAGGGAAGAATATCCAGATGATCGAGAAGAATCTGCTTTTCCGGGCCGACAGCGCCAGCGTGATGAGCGGCACGCTCAAGAAGGGCATATCGGATCACCTGGTCGCCACCCTTCCGATCAAGTCGGAGCCGCATGATTCGAGCAAGGCGGTGCTGGTCGATCCTGACGATCTCTTTATCCGCGATGCCGACAACCTGGGATACTATCTCGGCCAGCAGTTGCGCCTCGGCATCGGATTCGACTCCGAGAACAGCTCCTACGAAACGATCAAGAGCTTCCCTCAAAACTCGGAGCTGGATATCCGGCTTCACTTCAAATCGAACCAGGAACTTCCCGGCATGACGCTACAGAACGGGCAGAGCTTCTTCCACGTCTACCACTATTCGATATCATCTCTTCCGCAGACGGACTATGTCCCGCGTCTGGCCGACGACCGGGTCGGCTATTTCATGACCATGTTCCAGGATTACTCCACGCTCGATCAGGAGACCCCCTACGTGCGGTACATCGAGCGGTGGAGCCTGAAGAAGAAGAATCCGGACGCGCGCATTTCGGAGCCGGTTGAACCGATCGTATTCTGGATCGACAACGCCGTCCCGGTGGAATTCCGTGACGCTATCGCCGAGGGTGTCGAATTTTGGAACAAGTCGTTCGAGAAGATCGGCTTCCGGAACGCGATAATCGCCAAGCAGATGCCGGACACTGTGGACTGGGACCCGCTTGACGCTCGCTACAGTACGATCCGCTGGATGGTCTCCCCCGGCCGTAATTACGCCATCGGCCCAAGCCGCGCGAATCCTTTCACCGGGCAGATCTACGATGCTGATATTAGCATCTCAGTAGATATCGTGAGGACCTGGTTCAATTTGGTCGACAAATTCGTCAAGCCGGTCGGCCCCGACGGCCAGATGCTCGAGATGCCCAATGATCTGCCTGACCTGAATGAGGCCCTGCCCCCGAACCGGCGCCCTCTCTGCACCTACGGCGAGGAGATGTCCCGGGAGGCGGCATTCGGGCTGTCCTATCTCCTGAGCACGTCCGGCAGTTTCGCCAATAAAGATTCGCTCACGCGCATCTACGTTCACAGCGCCCTGACCGAGTGGATCGCTCACGAGGTCGGTCACACACTCGGCTTCATGCATAACTTCAAGGCCTCATCGATTTATTCGCTGGAACAGCTTCGCGACCCGGAGTTCACGCGCCGCAACAGCACCGGCGGTACTATTATGGACTATAACCCGCCGCTGATCTCCCCCAAGGGCACACAACAGGGCGAGTTTTTCGCGTCGACCCCCGGTCCCTACGATGACCTTCTAATCGAATACGGCTACAGCGACTTCGGCAGTGTGACCCGCGACGAGGAGCGCGAGCGGCTGCACGCAATCGCCTCGCGCGCCGCGGCTCCCGAGCTGGCCTTCGCCACCGACTTTGATTTGAATGCTTACGCGGTGGACCCGATGGTCGAGCGCCATGACATGGGCAACGACCCCATTGCCTACTGCGATCACAAGATCAATCTTACGCAGGAATTGTGGCGCAGCGCCATCGAAGAATTCGAGAAGCCAGGCGTCAGCTATGAAAAGCTGCGCATGGTGTTTATGAACGGCTGGCGCTCATATTCCGAGACGGCTCGGAATATTCCGCACTATATCGGCGGGCTGTACCACAGCAAGGCCCATGTCGGCGATCCCGGCAGCAAGATTCCGTTTACACCTGTACCGGCAGCCGAGCAGCGCCGGGCGATTCAGTTCCTGTCCGACAGGATATTCGCACCCGACGCCTTCTCAGTCTCGCCGGAGCTGCTGAACAAACTCCAGTCCAATCGCTTCTATGACTTCAGCGCTGAGGTCTTCTTCTCACCTATCGCCTTCCAGTGGCACGAGTGGGTTCTAAGTGTCCAGGCGGCGACAATCAACAACCTCTATCACCCGCTGACACTCCAGCGCCTTCTGAACGGCGTGGCCCGAGTGCCGGAGAACCAGCCCAGATACACGATGTATGATCTGTTTACCGATGTTCGCCGGGCGATTTGGAGCGAGATTTCCACGCCGAGCAACGTGAACAGTTACCGTCGCCAGTTGCAGTTGAATCACTTGCGGCGGCTTATCGTGATCTACCTGAGCAGCGCATCGGTCTATCCGGCCGATGCTCTCACGCTGGCCGCAAACGACCTGGAAATTCTCGATCGAGCCGCGCTCACGGCGAGCGAATCGAGCACGATCGACGCGATGAGCCGGGCGCACTTCCGGGAGGTTCGTCGCCAGATCGAATCGGCCCGCAGCGCCCGGCGGAATTACGTCGGGTTCTGA
- a CDS encoding protein-L-isoaspartate(D-aspartate) O-methyltransferase: protein MSGRLTDTQLISARMRMVDEQIARRGIYDQAVLAAMRTVPRHEFVRPEDLAQAYGDHPLSIGHDQTISQPYVVASMTQELGANKNSRILEIGTGCGYQTAILAEVAGLVYTIECIPELFRAAMSRLVKLGYNNVTGTVGDGSRGWSEHAPFDGILVAAAAAEVPDALVDQLAEPGRLIIPVGRHLLDQQLVLVKKSEGQVSQTALYGVRFVPLRTSES, encoded by the coding sequence ATGAGCGGGCGTCTTACCGATACCCAGTTGATCTCGGCGCGCATGCGCATGGTGGACGAGCAAATCGCCCGCCGGGGCATCTACGACCAGGCGGTACTGGCCGCCATGCGAACGGTGCCGCGGCACGAATTCGTGCGTCCGGAAGACCTCGCCCAGGCCTATGGTGATCACCCGCTTTCGATCGGCCACGACCAGACGATATCTCAGCCGTACGTAGTGGCCTCGATGACCCAGGAACTCGGGGCAAACAAGAACAGCCGCATTCTGGAGATCGGCACCGGCTGCGGATATCAAACCGCGATCCTGGCGGAGGTCGCCGGCTTGGTCTACACGATTGAGTGTATTCCGGAGCTTTTCAGAGCTGCGATGAGTCGGCTGGTGAAGCTTGGCTATAACAATGTCACCGGGACGGTAGGCGACGGCTCCCGCGGCTGGTCGGAGCACGCGCCTTTTGATGGTATCTTGGTGGCCGCAGCTGCTGCGGAGGTACCGGACGCGCTCGTTGACCAGTTGGCAGAGCCCGGGCGGTTGATTATCCCGGTCGGCCGACACTTGCTTGACCAACAACTGGTTCTCGTGAAGAAGTCGGAAGGGCAAGTATCCCAGACCGCTCTGTATGGGGTTCGTTTCGTACCCCTGAGAACTTCGGAGAGCTAA